A genome region from Corvus hawaiiensis isolate bCorHaw1 chromosome 4, bCorHaw1.pri.cur, whole genome shotgun sequence includes the following:
- the ASCL1 gene encoding achaete-scute homolog 1, producing MASGSPARMSSATGQPPFLQPACFFAAAVAAAAAAAPPGPPPGAPPPQLSPAGGQPSPGGKPSAPRAAKRQRSASPELMRCKRRLNFSGFGYSLPQQQPAAVARRNERERNRVKLVNLGFATLREHVPNGAANKKMSKVETLRSAVEYIRALQQLLDEHDAVSAAFQAGVLSPTISPSYSHDMNSMAGSPVSSYSSDEGSYDPLSPEEQELLDFTSWF from the coding sequence ATGGCCAGCGGCAGCCCCGCCAGGATGTCCAGCGCCACCGGGCAGCCGCCCTTCCTGCAGCCGGCGTGCTTCTTCGCCGCGGCGGtggccgccgccgctgccgccgcccctccggggccgcccccgggggcgccgccgccgcagctCAGCCCGGCGGGCGGGCAGCCCTCTCCGGGCGGCAAGCCCTCGGCGCCGCGGGCGGCCAAGCGGCAGCGCTCGGCCTCGCCGGAGCTGATGCGCTGCAAGAGGAGGCTCAACTTCAGCGGGTTTGGGTACAGCCtgccgcagcagcagccggCCGCCGTGGCGCGGCGCAACGAGCGGGAGCGCAACCGGGTGAAGCTGGTGAACCTGGGCTTCGCCACGCTGCGGGAGCACGTCCCCAACGGCGCTGCCAACAAGAAGATGAGCAAGGTGGAGACGCTCCGCTCCGCCGTCGAGTACATCCgcgccctgcagcagctgctcgacGAGCATGACGCCGTCAGCGCCGCCTTCCAGGCAGGCGTCCTCTCGCCCACCATCTCGCCTAGTTACTCCCATGACATGAACTCCATGGCGGGCTCCCCCGTCTCCTCCTACTCCTCCGACGAGGGCTCCTACGACCCACTCAgccctgaggagcaggagcttcTTGACTTCACCAGCTGGTTCTGA